A genomic window from Microbacterium sp. ET2 includes:
- a CDS encoding glycoside hydrolase family 3 N-terminal domain-containing protein: protein MTDDEKIAQLGGYWADTRDSTQLIAPMQDVLSRGRPPFDEAVRDGIGHLTRVFGVTPVTAREGMQKVQDAQRHLREKTRLGIPAVVHEECLTGFTTYGATVYPASMAWAATFDADLVREMAAAIGADMRAVGAHHGLSPVLDVVTDYRWGRVEETLGEDPYVVGTLATAYVQGLQHSGIIATLKHFAGHATSRGGRNHAPVSLGERELRDLVLPPFEMAVRVGGAASVMNSYTELDRVPAAADRWLLTDLLRDEWGFAGTVVSDYWAVAFLKSKHQVAETMADAGRLALHAGIDVELPDIAAYRLLHDDDPDAARTASDIDTAVRRVLHQKLELGLLDAGWAPPEPADVDLDSPRNRDIARRLAEESVILLDNSLGVLPLESSVRRIAVVGPIADDPRAMMGAYSYPIHVMPRHPEMGLGVDAVTIPEALRNAFPGAELHVEPGVPLTEPADDAAIARAVEAAASADVVIAVVGDRAGMFGRGTSGEGSDAPDLDLPGEQGRLVEAVLATGTPVVLVVMSGRPYALGAYAGRAAAIVQAFMPGIEGATALAGVLAGAVNPSGHLPVQIPRTGDALPHTYLAPPLGQDGDRISNLSIAPAFPFGHGLSYTSFALGDVQLDTERITADGRVRASVEVRNTGERAGATVVQLYAADPVAQVTRPVRQLVGYARVHLAPGDAAAVRFDVHADRFSFTGLERRRIVEPGRIELVAGLSLTDTSGIAELTIDGPGRVVEEPVLVTPVEIVPITHEPTEGDAG, encoded by the coding sequence ATGACGGACGACGAGAAGATCGCTCAGCTCGGCGGCTACTGGGCCGATACACGGGATTCGACGCAGCTCATCGCGCCGATGCAGGATGTGCTGTCGCGTGGCCGGCCCCCATTCGACGAGGCGGTGCGTGACGGGATCGGTCATCTCACCCGCGTGTTCGGGGTGACGCCCGTGACTGCCCGCGAGGGCATGCAGAAGGTGCAGGACGCCCAGCGTCACCTGCGTGAGAAGACACGTCTGGGCATTCCGGCGGTCGTCCACGAGGAGTGCCTGACCGGCTTCACGACGTACGGCGCGACGGTCTATCCCGCCTCGATGGCGTGGGCGGCGACCTTCGACGCCGACCTCGTGCGCGAGATGGCAGCCGCGATCGGTGCGGACATGCGCGCGGTCGGCGCACACCACGGTCTCTCCCCCGTGCTCGACGTCGTCACCGACTACCGGTGGGGTCGCGTGGAGGAGACCCTCGGCGAAGACCCCTACGTCGTCGGCACACTCGCGACCGCCTATGTCCAGGGCCTGCAGCACAGCGGCATCATCGCGACGCTCAAGCACTTCGCCGGCCACGCCACCTCCCGCGGCGGACGCAATCACGCTCCCGTATCGCTCGGGGAGCGCGAGTTGCGCGACCTCGTCCTGCCGCCCTTCGAGATGGCGGTGCGGGTCGGCGGGGCGGCGAGCGTCATGAACTCGTACACCGAGCTCGATCGCGTGCCGGCGGCCGCCGACCGGTGGCTCCTCACCGACCTGCTCCGCGACGAGTGGGGCTTCGCGGGTACTGTCGTGTCGGATTACTGGGCGGTCGCGTTTCTGAAGTCGAAGCATCAGGTCGCCGAGACGATGGCGGATGCCGGTCGGCTCGCGCTCCACGCCGGCATCGACGTCGAACTCCCCGACATCGCCGCCTACCGCCTCCTCCACGACGATGACCCCGACGCCGCCCGCACGGCGTCCGACATCGACACCGCGGTGCGCCGCGTGCTGCACCAGAAGCTCGAGCTCGGCCTCCTCGACGCCGGGTGGGCGCCGCCCGAGCCGGCAGACGTCGATCTCGACAGTCCGCGCAACCGCGACATCGCCCGTCGGCTGGCGGAGGAGTCCGTCATCCTGCTCGACAACAGTCTGGGCGTCCTTCCCCTGGAGTCCTCGGTGCGTCGGATCGCCGTGGTCGGTCCGATCGCCGACGATCCCCGCGCCATGATGGGCGCCTACTCCTACCCGATCCACGTGATGCCCCGGCACCCCGAGATGGGCCTCGGCGTCGACGCGGTCACGATCCCCGAGGCGCTCCGGAACGCGTTCCCCGGCGCCGAGCTCCACGTCGAGCCGGGCGTCCCTCTCACGGAACCCGCCGACGACGCCGCGATCGCGCGCGCCGTCGAGGCCGCGGCATCCGCTGATGTGGTGATCGCCGTCGTCGGTGACCGTGCCGGTATGTTCGGCCGGGGCACTTCGGGCGAGGGGTCGGATGCGCCTGACCTCGATCTCCCCGGTGAGCAGGGACGGCTCGTCGAGGCCGTGCTGGCGACGGGGACGCCGGTGGTGCTCGTCGTGATGTCGGGCCGGCCCTACGCGCTCGGGGCGTACGCCGGCCGTGCCGCCGCCATCGTGCAGGCCTTCATGCCCGGGATCGAGGGTGCGACGGCGCTCGCCGGGGTGCTCGCGGGCGCGGTCAACCCCAGCGGGCACCTGCCGGTGCAGATCCCGCGGACCGGTGATGCCCTCCCGCACACCTACCTCGCGCCGCCGCTCGGGCAGGACGGCGACCGCATCAGCAACCTCTCGATCGCCCCCGCCTTCCCGTTCGGGCACGGTCTGTCGTACACGTCGTTCGCGCTCGGAGACGTGCAGCTCGATACCGAGCGCATCACCGCCGACGGTCGCGTGCGCGCGAGCGTCGAGGTGCGCAACACCGGAGAGCGTGCCGGCGCCACGGTCGTTCAGCTGTATGCCGCCGACCCCGTGGCGCAGGTGACGCGACCGGTCCGCCAGCTGGTGGGGTACGCGCGGGTGCACCTCGCACCCGGAGATGCCGCTGCCGTGCGGTTCGACGTCCACGCCGACCGCTTCTCGTTCACCGGTCTCGAACGTCGCCGCATCGTCGAACCCGGCCGGATCGAACTCGTCGCGGGTCTGTCGCTCACCGACACCTCCGGTATCGCCGAGCTGACCATCGACGGACCCGGTCGCGTCGTCGAGGAGCCGGTGCTCGTCACGCCGGTCGAGATCGTCCCGATCACGCACGAGCCCACCGAAGGAGACGCAGGATGA
- a CDS encoding GntR family transcriptional regulator, translating into MVEGDTRTSSAVREAGGARPPMGAELYAAILSRILHSDLGPGDRLTIDAIAREFGVSQTPVREALHRLDAEGIVVRHHLSGYRVRPKITREQFEDMVEVRLLLEPAASRRAAERMTPAELDELAVLAREMRRLDDERDGSAPASYARFSQIDAQLHDAIAAGGRNEYIRDSLARLHPHVHLFRLSNSAQVTSEAIDEHQAIIDAIGARDPDAAAYAMRRHIDASARRFRRGFASDGASD; encoded by the coding sequence ATGGTCGAAGGCGACACCAGGACGTCGTCCGCCGTCCGCGAGGCGGGGGGTGCGCGGCCGCCGATGGGAGCGGAGCTGTACGCGGCGATCCTCTCGCGCATCCTGCACTCCGATCTCGGTCCGGGGGATCGCCTGACGATCGACGCAATCGCGCGGGAGTTCGGCGTGTCGCAGACTCCGGTGCGCGAGGCGCTGCACCGGCTCGACGCCGAGGGCATCGTCGTACGGCACCATCTCTCGGGATACCGCGTGCGTCCGAAGATCACGCGGGAGCAGTTCGAGGACATGGTCGAGGTGCGTCTTCTCCTCGAGCCGGCAGCCTCGCGGCGTGCGGCAGAGCGGATGACGCCTGCCGAGCTCGACGAGCTCGCCGTCTTGGCGCGCGAGATGCGACGCCTGGATGACGAGCGAGACGGTTCCGCCCCCGCGTCCTACGCGCGCTTCTCGCAGATCGACGCTCAACTGCATGACGCCATCGCTGCCGGCGGCCGCAATGAATACATCCGCGACTCGCTGGCGCGCCTGCATCCGCACGTCCACCTCTTCCGGCTTTCCAATTCGGCGCAGGTGACCTCTGAGGCCATCGACGAGCATCAGGCGATCATCGACGCCATCGGTGCGCGCGATCCCGACGCCGCCGCCTACGCCATGCGCCGCCACATCGATGCGTCTGCTCGCCGATTCCGCCGAGGGTTCGCGAGCGACGGCGCGAGCGACTGA
- a CDS encoding iron-containing alcohol dehydrogenase yields MYAAFRAPGEIIFGPGQRRAIPAQAALHGTRAFIVADAFLAESPLLTELGVGLDAAGVAWEVFTQVVPELPTHAISAASAAAGAFGADVFIAMGGGSSIDTAKMAAVLLAHGGEVSDYYGERRVPGPVAPIIAAPTTAGTGSEVTPVAVVTDTRRESKVGVSSPYLIPSVAVCDPEMTLTCPAGVTAASGADALCHAIESYTAVKGRGEPTDAGRVFMGSSLLTDTLALEAIRRIAQGLPRAYREPGDLDSRAQTLYGSLLAGLAFGTAGTAAAHALQYPIGAVTRTPHGVGVGLLLPFVMEFNRSVREAELADVAAALGAGPASPADLARQAPVLVRDIMRQIGIPDSLAELGFPEDRLDWAAVEGVKAQRLAENNPVPLTVEAARQILDAAFFGVRTPAPEQTAGGRR; encoded by the coding sequence ATGTACGCCGCTTTTCGCGCACCCGGAGAGATCATCTTCGGACCCGGCCAGCGACGAGCCATCCCCGCCCAGGCCGCTCTCCACGGAACGAGGGCCTTCATCGTGGCCGACGCGTTCCTCGCCGAGAGTCCGCTGCTGACGGAGTTGGGCGTCGGGCTCGACGCCGCCGGCGTGGCGTGGGAGGTCTTTACGCAGGTCGTCCCCGAGCTCCCGACGCACGCCATCAGCGCCGCATCGGCGGCAGCAGGAGCGTTCGGCGCCGATGTCTTCATCGCAATGGGCGGTGGGAGCAGCATCGACACGGCCAAGATGGCCGCCGTCCTTCTGGCCCACGGCGGCGAGGTCTCGGACTACTACGGCGAGCGCCGCGTGCCGGGTCCCGTCGCCCCGATCATCGCAGCCCCGACGACGGCCGGAACCGGCTCGGAGGTCACGCCTGTGGCGGTCGTGACGGACACTCGGCGGGAGTCGAAGGTGGGCGTCTCCAGCCCTTACCTGATCCCGTCGGTCGCCGTCTGCGACCCCGAGATGACCCTCACCTGCCCTGCCGGGGTGACTGCCGCGTCGGGCGCCGACGCGCTGTGCCATGCGATCGAGTCGTACACCGCGGTCAAGGGCCGCGGTGAACCCACGGACGCGGGACGCGTGTTCATGGGGTCCAGCCTGTTGACGGACACCCTCGCGCTCGAAGCCATTCGGCGGATCGCCCAGGGATTGCCGCGCGCCTATCGGGAGCCGGGCGATCTGGACTCCCGCGCGCAGACCCTCTATGGGTCCCTGCTTGCCGGCCTTGCGTTCGGCACGGCGGGCACCGCGGCGGCGCACGCCCTGCAATACCCCATCGGAGCGGTCACTCGCACTCCGCACGGCGTCGGGGTCGGCCTCCTGCTTCCCTTCGTCATGGAATTCAATCGGTCGGTCCGCGAGGCGGAGCTTGCTGACGTCGCCGCGGCGCTCGGAGCCGGCCCGGCATCTCCCGCCGATCTGGCCCGGCAAGCCCCCGTCCTCGTTCGCGACATCATGCGCCAGATCGGCATCCCCGATTCCCTCGCGGAACTGGGCTTTCCCGAGGACCGCCTGGACTGGGCCGCAGTGGAGGGTGTCAAGGCCCAGCGACTGGCTGAGAACAACCCGGTACCCCTCACCGTCGAGGCAGCACGCCAGATCCTCGATGCCGCGTTCTTCGGAGTTCGCACACCCGCACCCGAGCAGACAGCCGGAGGCCGCCGATGA
- a CDS encoding NAD-dependent succinate-semialdehyde dehydrogenase: MTLTAHAHFDVIDPADESIISAVPDHGPADADHAVEAARSAAPAWRALSSRERSDVLLRAFDIMMSRRDELAALISRENGKARADALAEVTYAAEYFRWYAEEAVRVRGEHFDNPTGSTKVLVSHEPVGICVLVTPWNFPAAMATRKIGPALAVGCTAILKPAAETPLTALAIADILEEAGLPDGVLTVLTTRSAGPLVDRLLEHDDVRMLSFTGSTEVGRHLLERASRRVLRTAMELGGNAPFLVLGDTDVDAAVDGALLAKMRNGGQACTAANRFYVHDSIYDAFADALTERMRSLHVGPASDATVDVGPLVNAKSVSKVRELVEDAVQRGARVLTGGEAPDGPGFFYPPTVLADVPADARILHEEVFGPVAPLVRFSSEDEAVAAANATIYGLVSYLYTDDLRKGLAIAGRLESGMVALNRGLVSDPAAPFGGVKESGIGREGSTEGLHEYLETKYVATNW; encoded by the coding sequence ATGACCCTCACCGCGCACGCACACTTCGATGTGATCGATCCGGCCGACGAATCGATTATCAGCGCAGTCCCCGACCACGGCCCTGCCGACGCAGACCACGCCGTCGAGGCGGCGCGCTCTGCGGCGCCGGCCTGGCGCGCACTTTCCAGCAGGGAGCGCAGCGACGTCCTGCTGCGCGCATTCGACATCATGATGTCGCGCAGGGACGAGCTCGCTGCGCTGATCTCCCGCGAGAACGGAAAGGCGCGAGCGGATGCGCTGGCCGAGGTCACCTACGCCGCGGAGTACTTCCGGTGGTACGCCGAAGAGGCGGTGCGGGTACGGGGTGAGCATTTCGACAACCCGACCGGATCGACGAAGGTCCTGGTATCTCACGAGCCGGTGGGTATCTGCGTCCTCGTGACGCCGTGGAACTTCCCCGCAGCGATGGCGACACGCAAGATCGGCCCGGCGCTCGCCGTCGGCTGCACCGCGATCCTGAAGCCGGCCGCCGAGACGCCGCTCACCGCCTTGGCGATCGCGGACATCCTGGAGGAGGCCGGACTCCCCGACGGTGTGCTCACGGTCCTCACGACGCGCTCGGCCGGACCGCTGGTCGACCGGCTCCTCGAGCACGATGACGTGCGGATGCTGTCGTTCACCGGTTCCACCGAAGTCGGCCGCCACCTGCTCGAACGTGCATCGCGTCGCGTCCTCCGCACGGCGATGGAGCTCGGAGGGAACGCGCCGTTCCTCGTCCTGGGCGACACCGACGTCGATGCAGCCGTGGACGGGGCGCTTCTGGCCAAGATGCGCAACGGCGGACAGGCGTGCACGGCAGCGAATCGCTTCTATGTGCACGACAGCATCTATGACGCCTTCGCCGATGCGCTCACCGAGCGGATGCGCAGTCTGCACGTCGGCCCCGCGAGCGACGCGACCGTCGACGTCGGTCCCCTCGTCAATGCCAAGAGCGTGAGCAAAGTGCGCGAACTGGTCGAGGACGCCGTCCAGCGCGGGGCCCGGGTGCTCACCGGCGGCGAGGCCCCCGACGGCCCCGGGTTCTTCTATCCGCCGACGGTGCTGGCCGACGTCCCCGCAGACGCGCGGATCCTGCACGAGGAGGTCTTCGGGCCGGTCGCGCCGCTCGTGCGCTTCTCGTCCGAGGACGAAGCCGTCGCTGCGGCCAACGCCACCATCTACGGCCTCGTCTCCTACCTCTACACCGACGACCTGCGGAAGGGACTCGCGATCGCCGGACGCCTGGAATCGGGAATGGTCGCCCTGAACCGGGGTCTGGTCTCCGATCCGGCGGCTCCCTTCGGGGGCGTGAAGGAGAGCGGCATCGGCCGCGAAGGTTCCACCGAAGGACTGCACGAATACCTGGAGACGAAGTACGTCGCGACCAACTGGTGA
- a CDS encoding RraA family protein, with translation MEYEEIKKLYDGLRVSDVRDGMDWIGLFSKGSVSRDIRPLFDGARLCGPALTVRLVASHDQAPPISPDEYTEWARNHWYKIKHIEPYVSDIVQGDVVVIEAPYLGVGQLGSWNTLNFFLNGAQGVVSSGGVRDTDECRLQQVPIFTQFIGQSMTQGRIEYLEHNTPITIGGQRVNPRDLVVGDGDGVIIVPEDRIEEVAKYARQEAVNDKRGRRKMYEQLGWALDDTVQVD, from the coding sequence ATGGAATACGAAGAAATCAAGAAGCTGTACGACGGCCTGCGCGTCTCCGACGTCCGGGACGGCATGGACTGGATCGGACTGTTCAGCAAGGGCAGCGTGTCCCGCGACATCCGACCGCTGTTCGACGGAGCCCGTCTGTGCGGCCCCGCCCTGACGGTCCGGCTCGTCGCGTCGCACGATCAGGCACCGCCCATCTCGCCCGACGAGTACACCGAATGGGCACGCAATCACTGGTACAAGATCAAGCACATCGAGCCCTACGTCAGCGACATCGTCCAGGGCGACGTGGTCGTCATCGAGGCCCCCTACCTGGGCGTCGGTCAGCTCGGCTCCTGGAACACCCTGAACTTCTTCCTCAACGGCGCGCAGGGCGTCGTCAGCTCCGGCGGTGTCCGAGACACCGACGAATGCCGACTGCAGCAGGTGCCGATCTTCACCCAGTTCATCGGCCAGTCCATGACCCAGGGGCGCATCGAGTACCTCGAGCACAACACGCCGATCACGATCGGCGGCCAGCGGGTCAACCCCCGCGACCTCGTCGTGGGTGACGGCGACGGCGTGATCATCGTGCCCGAGGACCGGATCGAAGAGGTCGCGAAGTACGCCCGCCAAGAGGCGGTCAACGACAAGCGCGGCCGCCGAAAGATGTACGAGCAGCTCGGCTGGGCGCTGGACGACACCGTCCAGGTCGACTGA
- a CDS encoding NAD(P)-dependent oxidoreductase → MRVGFIGLGDIGMPMAQRLVDSGFDVVGSDLSEDKCAQLRKEGASIATSLDDFSDCAVVGLAVPDDQTVESLLVEDGLVRVLSSASVLIHSTVLPVTVDKLAEMSADGGVRVSDAPVSGGAARARDGSLTIMVGGEPTPDAQKYLDALGTTVKCGRPGAGAAVKLANQLSMLAALEALYEGLALTDAYDVDPGVVLKTLQTSTGDSWTARNWGFFDDLAANYDRAGVEVRYRPWSKDLWDVVAAARAAGTSAPLAALLSQTLADAVERHAQEAKGR, encoded by the coding sequence ATGCGGGTCGGATTCATCGGACTGGGAGACATCGGCATGCCGATGGCCCAGCGCCTCGTCGACAGCGGCTTCGACGTCGTCGGGTCGGACCTGTCGGAGGACAAGTGCGCTCAGCTCCGGAAGGAGGGCGCCTCGATCGCCACAAGCCTCGATGACTTTTCGGACTGCGCCGTCGTCGGACTCGCCGTCCCCGACGACCAGACCGTCGAGAGCCTCCTCGTCGAGGACGGTCTGGTCCGGGTCCTGTCGTCAGCGTCCGTTCTCATCCACAGCACGGTGCTGCCGGTGACTGTGGACAAGCTCGCCGAGATGTCGGCTGACGGGGGCGTGCGTGTCTCGGACGCCCCCGTCAGCGGCGGCGCCGCGCGGGCACGCGACGGGTCGCTCACCATCATGGTCGGAGGCGAGCCGACCCCAGACGCTCAGAAGTACCTCGACGCGCTGGGCACGACGGTCAAATGCGGCCGCCCCGGGGCCGGAGCGGCTGTCAAACTCGCCAACCAGCTCTCCATGCTCGCCGCGCTGGAAGCGCTGTACGAGGGCCTGGCCCTCACGGACGCGTACGACGTGGACCCGGGTGTGGTGCTGAAAACGCTTCAGACCTCCACCGGCGACAGCTGGACGGCGCGGAACTGGGGGTTCTTCGACGACCTCGCCGCGAACTACGATCGCGCCGGTGTCGAGGTCCGCTATCGCCCGTGGAGCAAGGACCTGTGGGACGTGGTCGCCGCCGCGCGCGCAGCCGGCACGTCCGCGCCGCTGGCAGCCCTGCTCTCCCAGACACTCGCCGACGCCGTCGAGCGGCACGCACAGGAAGCGAAGGGACGATGA
- a CDS encoding carbohydrate ABC transporter permease: MTVQPAIIEQLPEQGSFGSDSLAPDPERRRAMKRNRLRNTLSAYGFLTPWFIGMIVITLGPIIASLYLSFTRYDLIGTPDWIGVDNYVRLFERDPRFLKSVGVTIMYTLLSVPGILVFSLLLALFLNRGLRFLGVYRALFYIPSLLGSSVAIAVLWLQVFGSNGIFNAALSIFGIDGRSWVGNPDTALYTIVALAIWTFGSTMVIFLAGLRQIPASYYEAAQIDGANRWQQFWSITFPHLTPVIFFNGLLVIVNSLQSFTPAYVISGGTGQPADSLLLYTVYLYQKGFVDFQMGYASAMAWVLLLALGLITGGLFWSARYWVFYGEDS, from the coding sequence ATGACGGTCCAGCCCGCGATCATCGAGCAACTGCCCGAGCAGGGCTCCTTCGGCTCCGACAGTCTCGCGCCGGATCCTGAACGACGCCGCGCCATGAAGCGCAACCGCCTACGGAACACGCTGTCGGCGTACGGGTTCCTGACGCCGTGGTTCATCGGCATGATCGTCATCACGCTGGGGCCGATCATCGCCTCGCTGTACTTGTCCTTCACCCGGTACGACCTCATCGGGACACCGGACTGGATCGGGGTGGACAATTACGTCCGACTGTTCGAGCGTGACCCTCGTTTCCTGAAGTCCGTCGGGGTCACCATCATGTACACGCTGCTGAGCGTGCCCGGCATCCTGGTGTTCTCGCTCCTGCTCGCGCTCTTCCTCAACCGGGGCCTGCGGTTCCTCGGCGTGTACCGGGCGCTCTTCTACATCCCGTCACTCCTCGGCAGCAGCGTCGCGATCGCCGTACTCTGGCTCCAGGTCTTCGGCTCCAACGGCATCTTCAACGCCGCGCTGAGCATCTTCGGCATCGACGGACGCAGCTGGGTGGGTAATCCCGATACGGCTCTCTACACGATCGTCGCATTGGCGATCTGGACGTTCGGCAGCACCATGGTGATCTTCCTCGCGGGTCTGCGGCAGATCCCGGCGTCGTACTACGAGGCTGCGCAGATCGACGGCGCCAACCGTTGGCAGCAGTTCTGGTCGATCACCTTCCCACACCTCACGCCGGTCATCTTCTTCAACGGGCTCCTGGTGATCGTCAACTCGCTGCAGTCCTTCACCCCGGCGTACGTCATCAGCGGCGGCACCGGCCAGCCGGCCGACTCGCTGCTGCTCTATACCGTCTACCTCTACCAAAAGGGCTTCGTGGACTTCCAGATGGGGTACGCATCGGCCATGGCATGGGTGCTGCTCCTGGCGCTGGGACTCATCACCGGGGGCCTGTTCTGGAGTGCGCGCTACTGGGTGTTCTACGGGGAGGACTCATGA
- a CDS encoding carbohydrate ABC transporter permease, protein MTIDTNTYAITTRGDRHRRRPRFLPTRPTRSRVLSAWARHAVTIAVLVIMLYPVVWMVDASFRPNSEIGRSLLPFTGSFTLENYAAGFTASTTLNFGVFFVNSFIIAALAVVGNLFAATLTGFAFARLDFPFKRTLFALLMVTLLLPYQVTIVPQYILFNELGWLNTYLPLIVPKFLATDAFFIFLTIQFIRGLPRDLDEAARLDGCGNFGIFRRIILPLLGPAIATTAMFTFIATWNDFLGPRLYISDTARYTVPQGLVQFVDSTGESSLGALFAMATLSIAPLIGFFLAAQRLLTQGIATTGLK, encoded by the coding sequence ATGACCATCGACACCAACACCTACGCGATCACCACGCGCGGCGACCGTCACCGCCGGCGCCCGCGGTTCCTGCCGACGCGACCGACCCGAAGCAGAGTCCTCTCGGCCTGGGCGCGCCACGCGGTCACGATTGCCGTCCTGGTGATCATGCTCTACCCGGTGGTCTGGATGGTGGATGCCTCGTTCCGCCCGAATTCCGAAATCGGCCGATCTCTGCTGCCGTTCACGGGCTCCTTCACCCTCGAGAACTACGCCGCGGGCTTCACCGCATCGACGACGCTGAACTTCGGCGTGTTCTTCGTCAATTCGTTCATCATCGCGGCACTTGCCGTCGTCGGAAACCTGTTCGCGGCCACGCTCACCGGCTTCGCATTCGCGCGACTGGACTTCCCGTTCAAACGGACACTGTTCGCACTACTGATGGTCACCCTTCTTCTCCCGTACCAAGTGACGATCGTTCCGCAGTACATCCTCTTCAACGAGCTGGGCTGGCTGAACACGTACCTGCCGCTCATCGTGCCGAAGTTCCTCGCGACCGACGCGTTCTTCATCTTCCTCACCATCCAGTTCATCCGCGGACTCCCGAGAGACCTCGATGAGGCGGCGCGACTGGACGGGTGCGGGAATTTCGGCATCTTCCGACGCATCATCCTTCCGCTCCTGGGTCCGGCGATCGCCACCACGGCGATGTTCACCTTCATCGCGACCTGGAACGACTTCCTCGGCCCGCGGCTCTACATTTCCGACACTGCCCGATACACCGTCCCGCAAGGGCTGGTGCAGTTCGTGGACTCGACCGGCGAGTCCTCGCTCGGCGCTCTCTTCGCGATGGCCACGCTGTCCATCGCGCCGCTCATCGGCTTCTTCCTCGCGGCGCAGCGTCTGCTCACTCAAGGGATCGCCACCACCGGCCTGAAATGA
- a CDS encoding ABC transporter substrate-binding protein yields MKQQLRYLAVATAASATILGLSACGGGSGGEAAAPEATGEVAGEIQYSWWGGPARNEKTQAVIDLYQEANPDVTVNGTTAEFAAYFETASVQAAGDNLPCVPQMQNRLMADYADRGALRPLDDLVENGTIDVSAIPESVLDSGRGSDGQLYMIPYGAAFGSLLVNTTMVEDAGLPLPPEEYDWEWLAGWFGDVTEATGAPATGIVGNQQDVLEAWLRSHDADFYDEGSVGFTAEDVEAFWDYSLDLQENGYSISAERASETTGLPLEQNDFSQGTQATVFWPANGLGTAQATIDQVAPGNVLQAFPLPTGPSGNGSAFWLSGLSISANCDNVATAADFIDFFVNDEEAALVYASDNGANTQTENLQALLDSPDTSEAKRAELELYQTLADAGVAPTVYGTGYATLFQQAVTRYYQQVSFDQLSVEEAAEQFTTEAQDTIG; encoded by the coding sequence ATGAAGCAGCAGCTTCGGTACCTGGCGGTCGCCACGGCGGCGTCCGCGACTATCCTCGGACTGAGCGCCTGCGGAGGCGGCAGCGGCGGCGAAGCTGCCGCTCCCGAGGCGACCGGCGAAGTCGCCGGCGAGATCCAGTACTCCTGGTGGGGCGGTCCCGCCCGAAACGAGAAGACGCAGGCCGTCATCGACCTGTACCAGGAGGCCAACCCGGATGTGACGGTCAACGGCACCACGGCGGAGTTCGCCGCCTACTTCGAGACCGCCAGCGTCCAGGCCGCCGGCGACAACCTCCCCTGCGTGCCCCAGATGCAGAACCGTCTGATGGCCGACTACGCCGACCGTGGCGCGCTGCGTCCGCTCGACGATCTCGTCGAGAACGGGACGATCGACGTCTCGGCCATCCCGGAGAGCGTGCTCGACAGCGGACGAGGCTCCGACGGGCAGCTCTACATGATCCCCTACGGCGCTGCGTTCGGCTCCCTCCTGGTGAACACCACCATGGTCGAGGATGCCGGTCTTCCGCTGCCCCCGGAGGAGTACGACTGGGAGTGGCTCGCCGGATGGTTCGGCGATGTGACCGAGGCCACCGGCGCGCCCGCGACGGGGATCGTCGGAAACCAGCAGGACGTTCTCGAAGCGTGGCTGCGAAGCCACGACGCCGACTTCTACGACGAAGGCAGCGTCGGGTTCACGGCGGAGGACGTCGAGGCGTTCTGGGACTATTCGCTCGACCTCCAGGAGAACGGCTACTCCATCTCCGCCGAGCGCGCCTCCGAGACCACGGGACTGCCGCTCGAGCAGAACGACTTCAGCCAGGGAACGCAAGCCACCGTGTTCTGGCCGGCGAACGGTCTCGGCACGGCCCAGGCCACGATCGATCAGGTCGCGCCAGGCAACGTCCTGCAGGCGTTTCCGCTCCCCACGGGCCCCTCCGGCAACGGCAGCGCCTTCTGGCTGTCGGGCCTGTCGATCTCCGCGAACTGCGACAACGTCGCCACGGCTGCGGACTTCATCGACTTCTTCGTCAACGACGAGGAGGCGGCACTGGTGTACGCATCGGACAACGGCGCCAACACGCAGACGGAGAACCTGCAGGCGCTCCTGGACAGCCCTGACACCTCGGAGGCGAAGAGGGCCGAGCTCGAGCTCTACCAGACCCTCGCCGACGCCGGCGTCGCGCCCACCGTGTACGGCACGGGCTACGCGACGCTGTTCCAGCAGGCGGTGACCCGGTACTACCAGCAGGTCTCCTTCGATCAGCTCAGCGTCGAAGAAGCCGCGGAGCAGTTCACCACCGAGGCCCAGGACACCATCGGTTGA